TAGTTTTTTCGATGGATGTCTATACAGAGCAGTTAATGGCGTTAAGCGCCAAGATCGACACGTTGTATCAATTGGTTGATCAGATTCATGCCCAGATTACCGCTGCACTACCAGTAGACAGCCCTGGCCAAGCAAGGGACTGGGTGGGGGAACCGTCTGCCCCCCACAACTCGCCGGTGTACCAATCCCTCCATGCTGGCCATACCCATAGCTATACCCATGCCCTGGAATTAGAGCACCGGGATGTCCTGGTGGATAATGATTACGTGCAGATTGACAACCAGAGCGGCGATCCCAGCATCACTACGGAGGTACAGGTGCAGCGGCTCACAGCCCAACTAACAGCGGCCTATAACCGAATTGCTGCCCTAGAAGAACAACTGCTGGCTCGTCGCGTGCATTCCCATTAGAGGTAAGTTCACTAGAGGCAAGCTATGAACCACTGTGTCCTGATGGCAGAGATTATTCGGTCCCCGCAGTTGCGCTATACACCCGACACCCAAATTCCAGTCACGGAAATGCTGGTTCAATTTGCGGGCTTGCGAGCCGAAGATCCGCCAGCAACTTTAAAGGTGGTGGCTTGGCGCAATCTTGCCCAGGAGGTTCAGGAGCGATACCAGGAAGGCGACCAGGTGATCCTGGAGGGCCGCTTGGGGATGAATACAGTTCAGTTGGAAGGCTTTAAAGAGAAGCGGGCGGAGATGACCCTTCAGCGCATTCATCCCGTGAGTGTGGCCAATCCCCCCGCTGCTGCCGCGGTTCCCTCCACCCGACAGGAGGCTACCCTAGGTCCGGGGATGGGGAATGCCCCGGAACCCTATCCGGCGGCCCGTCCGCCGCGGCAGGCGCCGGCGGCGCAAGACTATACTGCGCCCTCTGTGATGGCTTCGCCCGCGTCCGGTATGCCCAGTTATGCCGGCCCCATTGATGAACCTAGCGATGATGATATTCCCTTTTAACCCCGACTGCCGTTCACGCCTGGCTGGATGACTTCAACCCGCGCGTAGAAACCGAGTATGCTGGGAATGCTGCGCGTATCGTTGGCATCAGGAGGTTCTATGGGCGGTTGGATGGCTGCCGTTGGTTTATGGGGAATAGCCTATCTCTTGGGATCGGTGCCGACGGGCTATCTGGCCGGGTATCTGCTGCAAGGGATTGATATTCGGACCGAGGGATCGGGATCAACCGGGGCAACGAATGTGTTACGCACGCTAGGCAAGGGACCGGCGATCGCCGTGCTGCTCATTGACGTTTTAAAGGGGGTCGCTGCAATTTTCCTCATTCCCGCCTTGAGCCAACCGGCGGTGCAAGACTTCCTCCTTAACCAGAATTGGGCGGCTGATCCAACCCAGGTACTGGCCCTGCCCTGGTTAGAAGTCGGGGCGGGGTTAGCGGCCTTACTGGGCCAC
This DNA window, taken from Trichothermofontia sichuanensis B231, encodes the following:
- a CDS encoding single-stranded DNA-binding protein translates to MNHCVLMAEIIRSPQLRYTPDTQIPVTEMLVQFAGLRAEDPPATLKVVAWRNLAQEVQERYQEGDQVILEGRLGMNTVQLEGFKEKRAEMTLQRIHPVSVANPPAAAAVPSTRQEATLGPGMGNAPEPYPAARPPRQAPAAQDYTAPSVMASPASGMPSYAGPIDEPSDDDIPF
- the plsY gene encoding glycerol-3-phosphate 1-O-acyltransferase PlsY, whose product is MGGWMAAVGLWGIAYLLGSVPTGYLAGYLLQGIDIRTEGSGSTGATNVLRTLGKGPAIAVLLIDVLKGVAAIFLIPALSQPAVQDFLLNQNWAADPTQVLALPWLEVGAGLAALLGHSRSLWLGFTGGKSVATGLGVLLALAWPVGLAALGVFGLSLAITRIVSVSSILAAIAVPLLMVGTQQPLAYQLFSLAAGLYVIWRHRSNIERLLAGVEPRLGQKL